caattatgctcctttctgcagacgaacaatatttttgaagtgttttagtcaggtttcagggctcatcacagtacagaaaccgcttcaatgaaaataaccaatgatatactcttagctgctgaccaagggggcatctcgctattagttttactcggtCTTAGTGaggcatttgacaccattgaccacaatatcctcaaaAATcacttaaagtctacaggtgtccagggacaagctctacaatggtttaagacatacttaactgaccgttaccagtttgtgaatattaatggacagccttcacaagtcaacccagtaaagtatggggtgcctcacggatcagttttaggccttttactgtttacaatttacatgctacctctgggagacattattaaaagacatgggatcagctttcacagCTATGTATACTCAATTGCTAATGTACTCACTGCTAATATacttaattatatatttcaactaaacctgatgagatgtctgaactgtctaatCTAACTGGctgtattaaagatgttaaagactggatgaccaacaatttcttctcttaaactcagacaaaacagaattattacttattgggcctaaatcctgtacacagcagatctcgcaactcaatctacaattagagggatacaaagttagcgttagcgctactataaaagatttgggtgtcatattaaacagcaatttaacttttgaaaatcatatatcccatgtcacaaaaactgccttctttcatctgagaaacaTCGCTAAATTATGAAGTATGCTATCCGTCTCTGATGCATAGCATACAATCGCTgatgtaccagcagtggggcagcgtggagtgggtgtgctgatctggGAAGCGCACGGGTCCCACGGAAGAGCTGGTggtgagagatttgctctcactccgcacccgagctccggaggggaggctcgaggggtgggagaaaggagaccgtcctcccagcgctcgtgagccactggcgaaacgcaccgaacctgcaagctagaaagcatagcgtcccagactggcagatttcaggctgtcacatctggggaagtggaaaagtgctctttaatgatgttttcatggcagtaaaaagtgccgttggaaatggggccccgccctccagtggggaaagagcaagttccctcttctccagatggcctgtcccagggatgcTTCGCAGTCCGTTGCCGAACTTAGCGGCCTTCTAGGCAGGGaaggctgcctgcttccgaggtgctcgacgcgctcgcttcgccagaggcgtgtgtgAGGGGGGTGCAGCTCTCGTGGGCGGGCGCCCTTGGCGAGGAGCtggtatggatggcacggcgggtggagcgggcttacggacccgccgataagacatcacccatcaggctgctctctcaccgcctcgaattcctgggtgaattcacagacggtgtcgccgaacatgccaGCTTGgtatatggggaagtcaagaaagcggactttgtcgacttcacGCATATCAGTCAggagtggcgctcctggatcactagtgtggacatcgtcctccccaacgcacacgcagcggacttagtagtccgaagagcttagtcggctccggtgcgaagctcgtaagcctgggttggacccaccctcgtgcagctcggccagcgcctgcgcttggtatcgctggtaggtggctatcgcatgcaaggcagaagcagcctggcccgcagccttgtaagctctagctccgagggaggcagataacttacaggctttggatgggggACGAGGccgaccccgccaagaagaggcgccgcgcggattgaccgccattgcgcactcaacctgaggaatcacCACATACCCCTGGCCGCTCCactgtcaagagtggtgagggtggagggacacgcagcatgagcagaaaaaagtgcccttcaagaccgcgtgagcctactgtgcacctccgggaagaaagGGACGCCCCTCTAgttggtccggccgcggagctggaggataaaccatctccaacccacggccgaagcagcccgggaaagcacgccTAACATGTCagtttcaggatccgttttgacagcgctcacctgcccggaacgggcgagcgggtctggatcatcattggacaatgaaagcccaccctccgatgcagcagtggacaaagttatagttatttttaaaataaaactttatatatatatatatatatatatatatatatatatatatatatatatatatatatatatatatatatatatatatatatgtttgcgcCCTACGCTTGGCGTTTTGCtaatggactgtcaaaatagagcccatggtggtttataatcatttaaagttaaataaattattatttttgggtaaactattaattaaatttttttttcaatcagaTTTAATTGTGGTTAAATTATGGGCTAATTAAGATCTAAAACTGTGGATTATTTTTGCTAAgtattatgtttttgttgttgttgttgttttcttgttCGTATAAGCAAACTGATTTTCACACTGAGATGAGTTCTGTGTAAATGCCTGTGACATAAACTGTTTTATATGAATAACAGCCTATTAGTGTGTCTGTTCAGAGTTCAGACCAAAGCAAACATGCTGTGAGTTTCTTGGAAACAGAAGATATATAATCTCTTGTCCATCCATGCTAAAGACTATGTTAAATCAAACAACAACTTGATGGTGCTCAAGGACTATTTTACTaaccaaacaataaatagcaGAAGAAGAACCTACATCTGGTGTATAACCGAATTCTGTAAAATTCTGTAAATTCTGATGGTAGGGTTACCTGAATTAGAAATATGCTACAGCACCAATTCTGATCACGAGTCAAAGAAACACCTGCTTATGACTTCATTGTAAGTACATTTTGTTCTATTTATATGTGATTGACTTTGATACATTGACATTTATGTGGATAGCATCATATTTGAAAAGATGCTGCGCCCTGCACTGTGAAggtactttactttactttacagGGAAGCTGTTATTGAAGAAAGTTTCATTACAACTTCTCACTGTTTACACACTGTATGAAATCTTCAACTCTTGGTAAAAAATGAATCCAGTTATGAAACAACGTGTGCTGAATGCAGTTCACTAATCAAACAGACGACAtggttattaaaaatgtttaattgaacAAGTCATTTCAGAGTCTTCaatgcaaggcaagtttatttatagcacatttcatacacaatggttattcaaagtgctttacataaacaagaataaaagacaaAAGACAATACAAtaattgttaaaacaaaaaatgattaaaaaacattaaaatgtgttaaaacagataATAAAAGAATGAGAAGGAAAAcgtttatagtttaaaaaaaaaaattactaatattcCAGGCCACACACAAGCAGTTCAGGTCAGTTCATGTCATTTTGAATCAATGCATTGCTCTTATTTAACCACATCCACCCCCATAAAGATATTAGAAAGCACAGAaacattgtaatgtaatgtaatgtggtgtgtgtttatatagtacatttattttgtatggcGAAGGCTGAGATTCCTTTTCACAGACGTTTAATGCACTTATCGGCACAGATGCTGACAGCAACACCTTATAACTGAGTAAGATTGAGTACAATAACAACAtcagacacattcacatacattaaGCATACAACCTTGAAgtcattaataaacaaaaatacattcacaTATCACTTTTGCTGCTTGTAAACTAAGAGAGGAGGGGAACAGCCTTAGATTTCTTGACTGGATGACTTATAACTCACAAAAGAAACATCCTTAAATCTTGCTGTTACTTTCCTGTTTCATTTTCATGCGATCGACCAACCCGCAAGTGATATATTTTCTAGAAAAGATGGGAACGAAATTAAAACATGTCCAAAAacctttagaatatttttttaagcCATAGATCAGTAAATAAGTCAACAACAAGCATTATAAAATTACCAAAAATCTAAAATTATACAGAATAAAATAATCACAAGTTATTGAAGTAAAcaagtttatatattatatattatcacTGCTTTATGACAGCAGTTACAATAGTAGCTCTATAAACCACAAAAAAATCACTACCTAAAACTCCCAACATAACTGTACAAAAAGTTATGAACCGCCATGTGTTAAACACAGCTGCAAAAGCCCAGAGACTTGCTCCTCCAGCTGAAACTCATTACGACCAAGACCTTTCCCACAGTAGTATCATCTCCCAGTAGCAGTTTAGAATCACTCCTTACCCCCCACCCCCTTGATTGATAACAACTGAGTGAACTAGCTGCTTCAACCAAGATGCAGTACAGAAGTTGTGAAGGTATGCAGATCATTTTAATCCTCATCATTAACCTCTATACTCACTACAAAGATCGTTTTTTTGGAAAGCATCCAACAGGTTTATTACCCAAATCAGTGTTGATAAGTTATGCTTTTACAAACATATTGCAGGACACAGTTTGCTAGTGCACAGTGGGGAGTGGTCTTCCTACTGCTTGCCATATATAAAGCCGTATAGAGAGGGAGGTTAGTTGACACAGCCAGACCTATGATCTTTGAACATGGCAGCATTGAATGCATGTAGTGCTCTTGTGACAGGAGCCAACCGTGGCTTGGGTTTAGAAATGGTCAAGCAGCTCCTGGAGGCCCATTGCTCAAAAGTATTTGCTGCATGTCGTGACCCTGATGGGCCAAATTCTGAGGTGAGTTTTTAAAGTGAGCTTAGGACAGAACACAGCTTAGGAAATTTGTGTTGATCATTCATGTTATCTTTATCAATCAGGTGCTAAGAGAACTGGCGAGAAAGCATCTAGGTGTTGTCACCCTTGTGAAGCTTGGTAAATGGTAATTTAcgttttgtcttgtttataggAGGTTGAAATAATATCACTTATgactgcttttttcttttttttaaatattagacaTTGCTGATCCATCCAGTATCAAGGAATCTGCTGAGAAAGTGGGTTCTCTGCTGGGGGAGAAGGGTTTGAACCTGCTTGTGAATAATGCTGCAATCTTGCCCCAAAAAACCATGCTGACTGCTACTGTTGAGGACATGCACAACGCTTTCAACACAAATGTGATAGGACCTTTATTTGTCATCAGGGTAATGTGAAGCAATTTTTGCTAGTTAAAGAAATCAAAAAGCTTACTTTATTCCTTGCAATATCTGAAACTCTTGGTTGTGGATGTGATCAATCAGGAGTACCTGCCGTATCTGCGAGCAGCAGCTAAAGCCAGTGGCAAACCAGGGATGTCATCTTGTAAAGCAGCTGTGATCAACATCTCCACAGATTCTGCATCCATGAGCATGATCCCATCAATGAAAGACCCTTTCCCATTCTTTCCATACAGTATTAGCAAGGTATGCAAGAATCCTAGTGAACTGTTCTGAAAGAAAGTTCACATTTGTATTTGTACATTTATCTTAATTTGGATATGTATATCCTCCTAAGACCCAAAGaacattttttccccttttttttgttctatgatttcctacatcctttgggtcAACAaattctacaatttagagtttttatattttgtttttatttttaatttaacagcATGTCCAccgtagtggaccacaggaccattttagtttgaaacgactgccactcagacaacaaaactgtacaggatatggctgtaaatggATAACAATCCAAtcttaatgtaacaaaaacaaaacaaaagccattttttctttttgtattaataattcCAGAAACAGTTAAGTCTAAAAGAAAGCCGAACTACGAAAAGTATAGTTAACAGACactaaatcagagtctccctcaactatcttataaagaattatctctgcttcagttcatttcagtcattaattacattaagatggttccggtgtccactatagtggacatttaaaaaaggatgatattttgaaacacaaacaagttaacacctttgaaagctaaatgtattgttcctgacagtttaataaacaaacatctatatatatatatatatatatatatatatatatatatatatatatatatatatatatatatatatatatatatatatatatatatatatattgtatctgacattgcatcacaGATATGCAGTCTCAACTTGCAACATCAAGGCTGCATTCAGATATTATTGGTTTATTGACTGTTACACACTCCAAGCCAGTACAGCCTCAACTAATGTGAAACGAATCCGAATTTGCAGAGTGAACAAACTTTTAAGTCATGCATCTATGTTTTTTTCAGGCAGGTCTTAACATGCTCACTGTATACACTGCTAGAGATTTAAAGGCAGACGAGATTCTCTGCATTTCCATTCACCCAGGATGGGTGAGGACAGATATGGGAACCAATGAGGTAAACCTAGATTTGTATTAAAAGTTGTACATTGTCGaaagataatagtaataatagtatcaGGATAAaaccttattttgatggtcaataaTGCACATTTTGTAAACTAAAAGTTGGATTGGAACTgcatgccaattaattctcatttgagtattagtagactgtctgcttaatataacTTCAACATACATTTAACTGACttcaagaaactttgcaagtacatgtcaacttaaactaaccccaacctaacagtctagtTATATTctaacagtggtgtaaagtaactgattacaaACACTTAAACTACTGtaagtttttctcaggaattgtaatttaataagtagttttaaaaatgtgtacattttatcGCTGTATCTTTACTTTTTcttcactattttccttcaacctgcagtcactactttattttttcttgtctatggggattagaaaaatcagtcctgtgattcccatccaatcaaatcacacatagaaggtaaatcacatcttaatgaactacctcaagacatgggtgatttataattgaagaaaactgtttggaagcattaaaagtgtccaaaaagatgttcaaaatctttacacgcattgacctagAGACTGTTTAGTTGCatatcactgatgagaagatgactgaaatggtcttaaacacttaagcctggtttatacttctgtgtcaagtgaccggcataacccacggcgcatgcaacgcacgtagctgtgcatttatacttctgcgcaccgtctctgttggtctgcattaacacttccgaaacgctagtaggcagtgaggtgtaaatgttcctctgtgttgagtttcttcgccgctgttttgcttttcctgaacacttccgggatgtagaagtggctcaaacttgctcattttgaggcatgaaccggcggacgtgcaacaactttaactatgaggtaaacacaaaacaaaactttccgtctggagctcctccacgggactccatcaggctcgcaccattcacgcggctctcggtcccgcccagactcaacAGTGTAGTTACAttatttgagaggtgcacatcagcgacgccgatggccaaggcaaagggctatgcgtcagtgccgtagcatgcgccggcgtttgacgcagaagtataaatcagccttcagcaGGCGCGAGACATCAACATtacatcagattgatgttgtaccccaatgtcgtggggacgttgcattttgtttggaaatgaaaatcaggttgacatcagaactttgatgatgttacagcttgatattgtgtggatgttaccactatgacgtctatcagatgttggattttggttgccatacctgatgaataaatgtcagtatttgacgtcaatatgacattggtttaagttGTTGGCTCGACGCTAGATTGTGTTAAAGGGACCATCTAAATAAGGTCATGCCAATATCAGTAATAAGAGTTAAAGAAAtacttcatatttttttaaaaagctctcCTAATtaaattttaccatttttttaatccattctaAAACGGTACAATGATGCAATGGGTCCCAGAGTGGGTTGGAAGCAATAATAACTTGCCTTAGATCATTGAACTAAAACCGACCATTACTATCTCACTCAAataatgaccaaagagttttggtatttaaagcttgactcttctgtaattacatttgtatacTTTGACTGAAAATTACAAGTTTCTATTTTCCAGGCCAAAATGGCTAGAAAATATATTCACATTCTAATAATAAAGAAAGTTTGCAGCCATGTCATGGCTGCGGCAGGCCCAATTATAaaaagtaagtaatgtgtatttatatagcacatttatggTGTATTAACATAGccacaaagtgcttcacaattatTAGA
This portion of the Danio rerio strain Tuebingen ecotype United States chromosome 3, GRCz12tu, whole genome shotgun sequence genome encodes:
- the zgc:112146 gene encoding uncharacterized protein isoform X1; translation: MQYRSCEGHSLLVHSGEWSSYCLPYIKPYREGGANRGLGLEMVKQLLEAHCSKVFAACRDPDGPNSEVLRELARKHLGVVTLVKLDIADPSSIKESAEKVGSLLGEKGLNLLVNNAAILPQKTMLTATVEDMHNAFNTNVIGPLFVIREYLPYLRAAAKASGKPGMSSCKAAVINISTDSASMSMIPSMKDPFPFFPYSISKAGLNMLTVYTARDLKADEILCISIHPGWVRTDMGTNEATLDTRESVEGMLRVIGSLTEKESGGFVDYTGKTMPW
- the zgc:112146 gene encoding uncharacterized protein LOC550426 (The RefSeq protein has 1 substitution compared to this genomic sequence), translated to MAALNACSALVTGANRGLGLEMVKQLLEAHCSKVFAACRDPDGPNSEVLRELARKHLGVVTLVKHDIADPSSIKESAEKVGSLLGEKGLNLLVNNAAILPQKTMLTATVEDMHNAFNTNVIGPLFVIREYLPYLRAAAKASGKPGMSSCKAAVINISTDSASMSMIPSMKDPFPFFPYSISKAGLNMLTVYTARDLKADEILCISIHPGWVRTDMGTNEATLDTRESVEGMLRVIGSLTEKESGGFVDYTGKTMPW